In a genomic window of Bacteroidota bacterium:
- a CDS encoding T9SS type A sorting domain-containing protein, which translates to MKVFKIRLLLMLSGCFLFLNSGFSQCIPFTYSRLDGNKVDATVHNSADMFWDLVNRPAYEVPKGSGLNVSFGSALWVGGLDPQGSLHVAAATYRQTGNDFYAGPYRANAQYQCGLGLQTPIECFEDGAIWLSSGKIMHLFPQGFQVYDPQTQTALVRYLPVTYTSFKGLELSSGKVLLLMWPNNTQTPSEVMVIDPNNNFAVPTADTLQYFQREAGWVELPTGKVLIIGPLGVEEYDPTTHSTTPKAARAFPSMRVEAEMLPNGKVLVTSGSNANLEIYDPLTNTWQQGPTMAMQRANYPRLTTLPLGAVMISGGNANVDYVELYDWQNNTVSTGATLPYPLGRHDVHFVGTDDVLFVYKSVSGTTAHPIKLNLISGVTTLLPYNYCSPPSISQGGQILLQNGMGTEYLFLDVITERFVNQRWQHVWKVSRAQVQQFQADFGTGTVNFLNYPDIGSWPGNGNVWAGEDAQLAPYIDVDNDGIYDPLHDGDYPCFPGDQALWWVYNDDGAHTESQSSSFPIQVEVMAYAYDCNATICPDTALDYTTFYHYEITNKSSQLYHDFYLGMWRDIDIGNYADDYVGCDTTLNIAFGYNGDANDETSAGYGLYPPAFGSLLLPNGEVDQMSGAMYYENDFSIRGNPETAQHFYGYMQSIWKDGSPLLYQGNGAPTRFVYPGDPGWCAQGGGNGGWSEVSSNNQPFDRRFLQSFGPMTVQGGESINLDMALIYARGNYNDNLGSVCELLDDATQVKNWWQNAGNQTCFNLTLAAPDSKPLTTFSVKVVPNPNSGSFWIEFQGPSKEDLTLDFVNMHGQSVYQGTIQRGQTRYFIETSDLANGIYMLQMQGKSTHSTVKVVLQ; encoded by the coding sequence ATGAAAGTCTTTAAAATCAGGCTCTTGCTGATGCTATCAGGGTGCTTTTTGTTTCTGAACAGTGGATTTTCGCAATGTATTCCTTTTACTTATTCCCGGTTGGACGGCAATAAGGTGGATGCCACCGTTCATAACTCGGCAGACATGTTTTGGGATTTGGTCAATCGACCTGCCTACGAAGTGCCAAAGGGGAGTGGCCTAAATGTCTCTTTTGGAAGTGCCCTTTGGGTTGGGGGGCTTGACCCACAGGGAAGTTTGCACGTAGCTGCTGCAACCTACAGGCAAACCGGTAACGACTTTTATGCAGGACCCTACCGTGCAAACGCTCAGTATCAATGTGGACTTGGTCTGCAAACACCCATTGAATGTTTTGAAGATGGTGCGATTTGGCTCTCAAGTGGCAAAATAATGCATCTTTTCCCGCAGGGATTTCAAGTCTATGATCCGCAAACCCAAACTGCGTTGGTGCGTTACCTCCCCGTTACTTATACGAGCTTCAAGGGGTTGGAACTTTCGAGCGGCAAAGTTTTGCTGCTGATGTGGCCCAACAACACACAAACCCCATCTGAGGTGATGGTCATCGATCCCAACAACAACTTTGCTGTGCCCACTGCCGATACCTTGCAATATTTCCAGCGCGAAGCAGGTTGGGTAGAGTTGCCAACAGGTAAAGTCTTGATCATCGGACCATTGGGGGTAGAGGAATATGATCCTACCACCCATTCGACGACGCCCAAAGCTGCACGTGCCTTTCCCAGCATGCGTGTGGAGGCCGAAATGCTTCCGAATGGAAAAGTGCTTGTCACATCGGGAAGCAACGCTAACTTGGAAATCTATGATCCGCTGACTAATACTTGGCAGCAAGGTCCAACGATGGCCATGCAAAGAGCCAATTACCCAAGATTGACGACTTTGCCATTGGGAGCGGTGATGATTTCAGGTGGAAATGCCAACGTTGACTATGTGGAACTCTATGATTGGCAGAACAATACCGTATCAACCGGCGCAACGCTTCCTTATCCTTTAGGCAGGCATGATGTACATTTTGTGGGAACAGACGATGTCCTGTTTGTGTACAAATCGGTTTCAGGTACCACCGCGCATCCGATCAAACTCAACCTGATTTCAGGCGTGACGACCTTGCTTCCCTACAATTATTGTAGTCCTCCGTCGATATCGCAGGGTGGTCAAATCTTGCTTCAAAATGGAATGGGCACAGAATATTTGTTTCTGGACGTGATTACCGAGCGATTTGTCAATCAGCGTTGGCAACATGTTTGGAAGGTCTCCCGTGCCCAAGTGCAGCAGTTTCAGGCCGACTTCGGTACAGGCACCGTGAACTTCTTGAACTATCCCGACATTGGATCATGGCCCGGCAATGGCAATGTCTGGGCAGGGGAGGACGCGCAATTGGCACCTTATATTGATGTGGACAATGATGGAATTTATGATCCGTTGCATGACGGGGACTATCCCTGCTTTCCTGGTGATCAGGCGCTTTGGTGGGTGTACAACGACGATGGCGCCCATACCGAGTCGCAAAGCAGTTCATTTCCGATTCAGGTGGAAGTGATGGCCTATGCCTATGATTGCAATGCCACCATTTGTCCCGATACTGCCTTGGACTACACGACATTCTACCATTATGAAATCACCAACAAGTCGTCGCAATTGTACCACGATTTCTATCTCGGAATGTGGCGCGACATCGATATCGGCAACTATGCCGACGACTATGTCGGCTGTGACACGACGCTGAATATCGCTTTTGGCTACAATGGCGATGCCAATGATGAAACAAGTGCAGGTTATGGGCTTTATCCTCCTGCATTCGGGTCATTGTTGCTGCCCAATGGCGAAGTCGATCAAATGTCCGGAGCCATGTATTACGAAAACGACTTTTCGATTCGTGGGAATCCAGAAACAGCGCAGCACTTTTACGGATACATGCAAAGCATCTGGAAAGACGGCTCTCCCTTGCTCTACCAAGGAAATGGTGCGCCAACCCGTTTTGTGTATCCCGGCGATCCAGGTTGGTGTGCCCAAGGTGGAGGCAATGGTGGATGGAGTGAGGTCAGCAGTAACAATCAACCATTTGACAGGAGGTTCCTCCAATCTTTTGGCCCAATGACCGTACAAGGTGGTGAATCGATCAACTTGGACATGGCATTGATCTATGCGCGTGGCAATTACAACGACAATTTGGGAAGTGTCTGCGAATTGCTGGACGACGCGACACAGGTCAAAAACTGGTGGCAGAACGCTGGCAACCAAACGTGTTTCAACCTTACGCTCGCGGCACCTGACTCAAAGCCTTTGACAACATTTTCTGTCAAAGTCGTTCCCAATCCCAATTCGGGGTCATTTTGGATTGAATTTCAGGGACCTTCCAAGGAGGATTTGACGCTGGATTTTGTGAATATGCATGGCCAATCCGTGTATCAAGGCACCATTCAGCGCGGTCAAACCCGGTATTTTATTGAAACATCCGATCTTGCAAACGGCATTTACATGCTTCAAATGCAAGGCAAATCGACCCATTCCACGGTGAAGGTGGTCTTGCAATAG
- a CDS encoding T9SS type A sorting domain-containing protein encodes MRRYVLLLILACNLFVVKSQCLPNTYHSLDVNQVEASFNNTTDHFWDRNANAAYFVPKASQTSPVFASAFWIGGQSPIGQLHVAAATYRQYGPDYYSGPIRRQTSFTCDGETSLMAPMFRNGLKRLSNGKILLLDSAEVHVYDPQTAQVLVRPLPALRSWLDAIELADGRVMFYGDNLYPNKNPVLYMDTVNYNFTVGPTLIWFHKESSATQMQNGKVLLAGVVSCELFDPSNNTSVAVPDMLYPRVKHAAVRLPNGNVHVFGGGSSLNGTGATFRTQYFSDSLLYWFPGPDLAVPRNSPSVVTLPNGNYLILGGSISNTVCEIYDPVADTMALGPHLPKVSLLQNAVLVAPDKVFVAQRDNGPMTGMVSVIDLNSLQSEALRIELAGPQAVLLDSETVVVGYDSSTSMQLVNWKKKTQPKAKWQYVWKLNRSEIDQFRADFLANAVDFSRYPDIESWPAHGSVVDGEDRNLAPFVDVNLDGLYRPEADGDYPCIVGDQALWWVFNDQGVHNESKGLPMGLQIEAMAYAFDCSQTTCPDTALDYATFLHYEISNYSDSAWSDLYMGFHLDVDLGSYDDDFVGSDSTLSLAFVYNGDNMDANYGVNPPAWGASILPNGQIQEMNSMMVIENTFGAFNSNAQRPEEYYTYLQGRWVDGQPLVNNGSNGYPGSATGPTTGYMYPSTEGFCGGFLSGWSELTAGNTPFDRKFLESSGPFLLQPNESISYDVFFPFARGSSHTESVCALKNATAVMRDWWQNQLDRTCFSLVVANEPVQAAGRFKVIPNPVTGTAFIADFGAPLDGPALLELIDLNGRVVGNYPLMEGVDRQSIAVNGLPAGLYFARLTQGASIRVERVIKW; translated from the coding sequence ATGCGTCGATACGTTCTCCTGCTGATTCTTGCTTGCAACTTATTCGTTGTCAAATCCCAGTGCCTTCCCAACACCTATCACAGCCTCGATGTAAATCAAGTCGAAGCCAGTTTCAATAATACGACGGATCATTTCTGGGATCGGAATGCGAATGCGGCCTATTTTGTTCCGAAAGCGAGTCAAACTTCTCCGGTGTTTGCGTCGGCTTTCTGGATCGGAGGGCAATCTCCAATCGGGCAACTGCACGTGGCCGCCGCAACCTACCGGCAATACGGGCCCGATTATTATTCCGGTCCGATTCGTCGTCAGACTTCATTTACCTGCGATGGAGAAACCAGCTTGATGGCACCCATGTTTCGGAATGGGCTGAAAAGACTCAGTAACGGGAAAATTCTCTTGCTCGATTCGGCGGAGGTTCATGTCTATGATCCTCAAACCGCGCAGGTACTTGTAAGGCCTTTGCCAGCACTGCGTTCATGGCTTGATGCGATCGAATTGGCCGATGGCCGGGTCATGTTCTATGGGGACAATCTCTACCCCAACAAAAATCCTGTTTTGTACATGGATACGGTGAACTACAATTTCACGGTAGGTCCCACATTGATTTGGTTTCACAAGGAATCCTCGGCGACACAAATGCAAAATGGCAAGGTACTGCTTGCAGGTGTGGTCAGTTGCGAACTGTTTGATCCTTCCAACAACACAAGTGTGGCGGTTCCGGATATGCTTTATCCTCGTGTCAAGCATGCTGCCGTCAGGTTGCCCAACGGGAATGTACACGTATTTGGAGGTGGGTCGAGTCTGAATGGCACCGGGGCGACGTTCAGAACGCAGTATTTTAGTGACAGCCTTTTGTATTGGTTTCCAGGTCCGGATTTGGCTGTACCCCGTAACAGCCCCTCGGTGGTGACGCTTCCCAACGGAAACTATCTGATTCTTGGCGGCAGCATCTCCAATACGGTCTGTGAAATTTATGATCCTGTCGCCGATACAATGGCGCTCGGGCCACATTTGCCCAAGGTGTCCCTTCTGCAGAATGCTGTCCTCGTGGCGCCAGACAAGGTTTTTGTCGCCCAGCGCGACAATGGTCCCATGACAGGAATGGTCAGCGTAATTGACCTTAACAGCCTGCAATCGGAAGCATTGCGTATCGAACTCGCAGGTCCGCAGGCCGTGCTGCTCGACAGTGAAACTGTTGTTGTCGGTTATGACTCATCGACCTCGATGCAATTGGTGAATTGGAAGAAAAAAACGCAACCCAAAGCGAAATGGCAGTACGTTTGGAAATTGAACAGATCCGAAATTGACCAGTTCAGAGCCGATTTTCTTGCCAATGCGGTCGATTTTTCACGGTATCCCGACATCGAATCCTGGCCTGCACATGGTTCGGTGGTCGACGGGGAAGACCGCAACCTTGCGCCTTTTGTGGACGTGAACCTGGATGGTTTGTACAGGCCCGAGGCCGATGGGGACTATCCTTGCATTGTCGGCGACCAAGCCTTGTGGTGGGTTTTTAATGACCAAGGCGTCCACAACGAAAGCAAGGGATTGCCGATGGGCTTGCAGATTGAGGCGATGGCCTATGCTTTTGATTGCAGCCAAACCACATGCCCCGACACCGCGCTCGATTACGCTACCTTCTTGCACTATGAAATCTCCAACTACAGTGATAGTGCTTGGAGCGACCTCTATATGGGCTTTCACCTTGACGTCGACCTTGGCAGTTATGATGATGATTTTGTGGGAAGCGATTCCACGCTGAGCCTCGCTTTTGTCTACAATGGCGACAATATGGATGCAAATTACGGTGTCAATCCGCCTGCATGGGGGGCCTCGATCCTTCCCAACGGCCAAATTCAAGAGATGAACAGCATGATGGTGATTGAAAATACCTTCGGGGCATTCAACAGCAATGCGCAGCGTCCTGAAGAATATTACACGTACCTTCAAGGCCGATGGGTTGACGGTCAGCCTTTGGTCAACAACGGATCAAACGGTTATCCGGGTTCTGCCACGGGGCCAACGACGGGTTATATGTACCCTTCGACCGAAGGATTTTGCGGAGGATTTTTGTCTGGCTGGTCTGAATTGACTGCAGGGAATACACCATTTGACCGAAAATTCCTCGAATCTTCGGGTCCTTTTCTCCTGCAACCAAACGAAAGCATTTCCTATGATGTTTTCTTTCCCTTTGCACGTGGCAGCAGTCATACGGAGAGCGTTTGCGCCTTGAAAAATGCCACGGCGGTGATGCGGGATTGGTGGCAAAATCAGTTGGATCGCACGTGTTTCTCGTTGGTGGTAGCCAACGAACCCGTCCAAGCCGCCGGGCGTTTCAAAGTAATTCCAAATCCGGTAACAGGTACGGCATTCATCGCGGACTTTGGAGCGCCACTTGATGGCCCTGCGTTATTGGAACTGATTGACCTGAATGGCAGGGTGGTGGGGAATTATCCGCTGATGGAAGGGGTTGATCGACAGTCCATCGCGGTGAACGGTCTGCCAGCCGGTTTGTATTTCGCCCGCCTGACGCAGGGGGCAAGTATCCGGGTCGAGCGGGTGATCAAGTGGTGA